Part of the Actinomycetota bacterium genome is shown below.
CACCCTCGTCGAGGGGGCCAGCCCGGGCGCTCCCCTGCCCAGCGAGGCCGAGCTGTGCGAGCGGTTCTCGGTCAGCCGGATGACCGTCCGGCAGGCGCTGGCCGAGCTGACCAACGACGGGCTGGTGGAGCGCCGGCGCGGGCAGGGCACCTTCGTCGCCCACCGGCCGGTGCACCGCCGGCCGGGGGTGTTCCTGTCCTTCACCGAGGAGATGAACCGGCGGGGGGCGCAGGCGACGAGCCGGCTGCTGGCCGCGGGCATGGACGAGCCGCGCCGGTCCGAGGCCGCCGACCTCGGGCTGGCCCTGGACAGCCAGGTCGTCCGGGTCGTCCGCGTCCGGCTGGCCGACGGCGTCCCGGTGGCGCTGGAGGACGCGGCCCTGGTCCCCGAACTGCGGGGCGTCCTGGACGAGGACCTCGGCGGCGGGTCGCTGCACCGCATGCTCGAGGAGCGGGGGGTGGTGGCGACCCGGGCCACCGGGACGATCACGGCCCGGCTGGCCCGGGCGAGCGAGACCGAGCTGCTCGACCTGGCCCCCCAGGCGGCGCTCCTGGTCGAGCTGCGGGTCCTGTTCGACCAGCACGGCCGCGTGTTCGAGCGCACCGAGACCCGCTACGCCGCCGACCGCTACGTCATCGACGTGGTCCACACCCACCCCTGACGGCGCCGGCTCAGCCCTTCCACCCCTCCGGGGGGGCTAGGCCTGAGCCCCCCGGAGGCCCCCGGCGCGCTCCCGGGCCCACAGCGCCGCCCCGATGGCGCCGGCGGCCGGGCCGAGGGCCGCCGGCACGATCTCGTAGGCGGCCGGGTCGACCAGCGGCGACGCGGCGGCCACGGCCCGCCGGAGGGGGCCGAGGAGCTGCTCGCCGGCGGCCGCGACCCCGCCGCCGACGACCACGCGCTCCGGCCACAGGACCGTGACCAGGTTGGCGATCCCGACGGCCAGGCGGCCGGCCACGGCCTCGACCGCGGCCCGGGCCCGCTCGTCGCCGGCGGCCGCGGCCGCGAACACCGCCTGCGGGCTGGGCTGGCCGCCGAGGCGGCTGAGGGCGGCGCCGGCCGCGAAGGCCTCGACGCAGCCACGGTTGCCGCAGCCGCACGGCGGGCCGGCCGGGTCGATGACCTGGTGGCCGAGCTCGCCGGCGCGGCCGTGGGGGCCGAAGCGGAGCCGGCCGTCGACCACCACCCCGCCGCCGACCCCGGTGCCCAGCGTCAGGCAGATCACGGTCGAGCAGCCGGCGGCGGCGCCCATGCGGCTCTCGG
Proteins encoded:
- a CDS encoding GntR family transcriptional regulator; translated protein: MVPSTKSHSPGQTRYREIERYLRTLVEGASPGAPLPSEAELCERFSVSRMTVRQALAELTNDGLVERRRGQGTFVAHRPVHRRPGVFLSFTEEMNRRGAQATSRLLAAGMDEPRRSEAADLGLALDSQVVRVVRVRLADGVPVALEDAALVPELRGVLDEDLGGGSLHRMLEERGVVATRATGTITARLARASETELLDLAPQAALLVELRVLFDQHGRVFERTETRYAADRYVIDVVHTHP
- a CDS encoding ROK family protein, which codes for MSPRYLGIDVGGTNSKLAVVEASDGDRPELLATVTLPTGAGDPGEVIGRLAEAGARLVAGHGPVAAAGVGVPGLFDEASGRAVFLPNLPPAWAGREVAGPLAGRLGVPVALINDARSFTLAESRMGAAAGCSTVICLTLGTGVGGGVVVDGRLRFGPHGRAGELGHQVIDPAGPPCGCGNRGCVEAFAAGAALSRLGGQPSPQAVFAAAAAGDERARAAVEAVAGRLAVGIANLVTVLWPERVVVGGGVAAAGEQLLGPLRRAVAAASPLVDPAAYEIVPAALGPAAGAIGAALWARERAGGLRGAQA